In Mycobacterium branderi, the DNA window TGCTCGCCGATCAGGTCGCTGACCGTTCCGCCTGTTGACAAAGGGGCCGGAGCGGGTCGTTTGCGCTTTCGCGCGCGCTGGATACGCCCCTCCTCGCGCAGCTGCTCCAGCTTCGTGGGGCGTTGTACCGGCACGATGCGCGCGATCGGACGTCCGTGATCCGTCACAGTTACGATGCTGCCTTCGCGGACCTCCGCGAGGTGGCGGCTCAGCTGGTCGCGCAGCTCCCGAACACCGACTTCCATGCCCACCCCTTCACCAATGTGGCTATATTTAGCTCTTACATTATAGCCATAAGAACTGGTCCGATGTGGCGACTGGGATAGCGCAGCTGATCCGCTCGATCAAGCCTGCTCGGTGAGCATCTCCCGCAACCGTCCGACGTCGACTTTGCCGGTGGCGCCCCGCGGAACCGCATCATCCGAATCCACCAAAAGCCACACCGTCGGTACCTTGAACGAGCTGAGGAGTGTGCGCGCCGATGTGCGGAGCTGTTCGACGGTCCTGTCGGCGGTCACCACGACGGCGCCGACGCGAACACCTTGGGGGCCGGGCACATTGGTGACATAGGCGGCTTCGACTCCGTCGATCTCCCGCAGAGCGCGTTCGACCTCGCCGGGATAGACGGTGGCGCCGCTGACTTTGAACATGTCGTCGGACCTGCCGTGGTAGAACAGGAACCCGTCTTGGTCCAGACGGCCGAGGTCGCCGGTGGGGTAGAAGCCGTCGGCGGTGAACACATCCTCGCGGCTGCGCCGGCAGATGCCACGCAGCGTATGCGGTCCCCGAATCTCGATCGTTCCAACGGTTCCCGCTTGAACCGGCTCTCCGGTGTCGGTGTCGGTGATACGAACCTCCATCCCGGGGAAAGGCTTTCCGCAACTGCCCCAGGCGGATCGCGGCATATCGGTGTCGGCGGGATAGCCGCAGTAGGGGCCGAACGCCTCCGTCATGCCGAACAGCGTCGCCCGCGCTCCGGGTTCCGATCGTTGCTCGGGCGGCAGCAATGCCTCCAGGCTGCCTGGGCGCAGCGCCGACAGGTCAGCCGACCCCGCATGGCGCGCCAGCGTTTCGGCTTGGTCGGGCCAGCCACGAAACAGCGTCACCCGCTCACGCTCGAGCAGCCGCAGCGTGGTTTCCGGCCGGGGAATTTCCTCGGTCACCAGCGTGGCGCCGGCCAATAACGCGGAGAGCACACCGCCGCCGAAGCCGCCGACCCAGAAGAACGGCATCGGCAGATATAGCCGGGTATCCGCGTCGATGCAGCGGCTGGCCAGACCGGATTTCACGGCGCCCAGCGCGCTACCGTGCGAATGCACCACGCCTTTCGGCGGCCCGCTGCTGCCGGACGTGAACATGATGACCATTGGGTCGCTGGGTGTCACCGTCTCGGCCAGCGAGTCGACGACCCGCGCGGCACGCTCGGTCGCGGGGAGCGGCGCCAACTCGTCAGCGGTCCACACTTGCCGCAGCGCAGGGAGTTGGTCACGCTGAAGGCCGTCGAGATAGCGGTGCCCGCGGAATTCCTCGACGCTGACCAGAAATTGCACCGAGGCGACCCGGAGCTGCGCTGTCAACTCCCGCGACTGCAACAGCGTGCTCAACGGCACCAGTACCGCGCCGATGCGGGTCAACGCGATCGCGATCTGCACCCAGCGTGCACCGTTGGGCATGATCAGCCCGACCCGGGTGCCTTTCCCAACGCCGGCCTCGATGAACGTCGCGGCCAAATCACGCGTGCTCGCGTCGAGTTCGTTATAGCTGAGCCGGCTGGCAGGATCGATCACCATCGGTTTGGCGTCGTGCTCGGCGCGGACGCGTACCACCCGGTCGACGGTGTCAGTCATCGAACACCTTCTGCAACCGACGCAGATCGACCTTGCCACTGGCCAACAGGGGAATGTCGGCCGGCCGCACCGCCGCAAAGCGCTTGGGAATCTTATAGGTCGACAGTTCGGCGCGCAGTTTCTCACGAAGTGCCGCTTCGTCGAACGAGGTGCTATTGTCCACGGCTACCACCGCCGCAACCACCTGCCCGCGTTCCGGATCGGGAATGCCGAGCACATGCGCGACGGCGCCCCCGGTGACTTTGGTGATCGCCTTTTCCACCTCGGCCGGTGAGACGTTGGCGCCCGCCGCTTTGATCATCGAGTCGCGACGGCGGATGAAATACACGAACCCGTCCCGGTCGACGGCCACCAGGTCACCGGTGTGGAACCAGCCGTCGGCGTCGAAACATTCTTCACGACTGCGTTTGTAGTACCGCTGCATGAGATACGGTCCGCGGAGGCACAGTTCGCCGAGTTCACCCTCCTGTACCTCTCGGCCGAACTGGTCAATGACCTTCATATCGAAGCCGGGCGCGGGCTTACCGAACGATCCGCGCCGATTCTCGGGCTGGTCGCTTTCGTCGCCGCTGAGCAGCACGACGCTGCCGGCTTCGGTGAGCCCCAGCATGTTGTGCCGCAGCTCGGGGTCGGCCGGCCGCACCTCGGGGGCCATGATCGGATACAGGTTGCCGCGTCGCATCGACGACAGGTCGCGACCAGCGAAACTTGGATGCCGCGCCAGGTGAGCGACCCCGGCGACGAAACCGTTGGTGATCGTGGGTCTTTCAGCTTCGAGCAGGTCAAGCGTTGCGGCGGCGTCGGTCGCGTTGGAGCACACCAAGGTGCATCCGGCGACCAACGTGGCGAGCACCGCGAACCCGAAACCGCCGATCCAAAAGAACGGCGAATTGCAGAACAGCTTGTCGTCGGCGGTCAATCCGCGGATCTCGTTGAGATTCTTCTGGTGGCCGAGCAGCGCAGCGTGCGTGTGTACCACCCCTTTAGGCGCACTGGTGGTACCCGAGGTGTAGATGATCGCCAGCGGATCTGATCTGTCGACGTCGTCTTCCCGCGCCGTCAGCAGCCGATCGTCGGCCAACCCGCACACATCGTCGGTAGCGAAGAGCACACGGCGCAGCTGCGGCACCCGGGGGCTGAATAACCGGTCAGCAGAGTCGAACTCGACATCCGAGAGCACCTCCGCCAGCCGTCGCCGGTAGTCGTGCGAGCGGTACGACGGGGCCGCGAGGAGGATCTCGACGTCGCTGTCGACCAATTGCTCGCGTAACTCCGACGCAGTGACGAACGTGGAGAACGGGACGACGACCGCACCGATCCGCGCCGCCGCCAGCATCGCCACTAGGAACGCAACGCCGTTGGGGTACAGCAGCCCCACATGAGTCCCCTTGCCGGCGCCGAGAGCGACGAGCGTACGAGCCAGCAGCGCCGAGCGCCGTTCGGCCTCGCCGTAGCTGATGCGCTCGGCGTCGCAGACCAGCAGCGGATGCTCTCCGCGCGCGCTCGCCTGGCGCCGTAGGACTTGGCTTACGGTGGGCGAGTCAGCCCGCACGAGCCGACTCGTTGAAGTAGGCGCGCACCGCAGCGAGGTCCGGCTTGCCCGAGGGCGTTCGCGGAATTTCGTCGACGATCGCGATGTCGGTGGGGATCTCGTAACGGGCCAACCGCGCCCGAAGATAGTCGGCCAACGCGGCAGCGTCCGCGGAGCCTGGCTCGCGTAGCTCCACCATCGCGACCGGCGTCTCCCCGAGGCGGTCGTCGCGCCGCCCGACCACCGCTGCGCCCGCCACTGCCGGGTGGCTCTCCAGGGCCAGCCGCACGTCGTCGGGCATCACCTTGAAACCGCCACGGATGATTGCCTGGTCGGAGCGCCCGACGATCCACAGAAAGCCGTCGGCGTCGATGCGTGCCATGTCGGTGGTGCGCATCCACTCCGCCGACGGTCCCAGCTGCCCGGGTTTGACTTCGAGCAGCCCGACTTCGCCGGGGCCGAGCGGTGTGCCGTCGTCGCCGACCACACGCAATTGCGCGCCGAGGCTGGCGCGTCCCACGCTGCCCCGCTTGGCCGTCCAGTACTTTTGGTAATCGGCCAACGTCCAGCCGGCGACTCCGCCCCCGAATTCCGTTGCAGCATAAGAGGTCAACACGGGAATACCGAATTTGTCATAAAACGCATCCGCGTCATCAGCCGACAGCGGGGCAGTGCCCGACGTCACCGCTCGGATGCTCTGCAGATCCTCGCGCGTCAAGTCGGAGTGCAACACCATGCGCAGGGCTGCCGGCACCAGCGACACCGCCCGCGGCTTGTGCCTGCGCACGGCGTCGGCCCACCGCTCGAGCTCGAACCGCTCCAAAAGCACGAACGGCCTTGCCTCCGTCACGCATTGCAGTACCCGGAACACTCCGCCGATATGTACCAGCGGCGAGTTGACGATTGCCACGCCGCGGCGCAGCTCCGTGGGTGCCGGCGTCCGGTTGCCCTCGGGGCCCATCACGCTGTGGGCCAGCATGTCGTAGGTGAGGTCAATTCGTTTGGGCGGTCCGGTGGTTCCGCTGGTCAACATCCGCACGGCGACCCCGGGCCGTCGGGTGCCCTCTGCGGCGCCAGACCTCACTACCGCCAGCTCACCGATCGGTTCCGCCGAACGGGCGAGATCACTGGGCTCGCCGATGATCAATGGGAGAGCGAGCTGTTCGATGTCGGCCTTAGTGCGGGCGTCGCCGCGCGACGGGTTGATGGTGACGACGGTCGCGCCGCTCAGCAGTGCGCCCAGCAGCGCGGCGACATGAGCCGGCTTGTTGCGCAGCAGGATGCCGATCTGTCCGGTTCCGGCGAGCGAACGGAACGCGGCTGCCGTCTCGTCGAGCTCGCGCCACGACAACCATTGGCCCTCATACTCGATGGCCGGCGCGTCGGGTTGCAGAGCGAGAACGTCGGCGATGCGCCGACTGAGCCGATGCATCACCGGATCCTCGGCTGCACCGCGGCGCGGCCTTGCGCGGCGAGTTCGGCGGTGCCGATCGGGTTACCGAGTCGCGTGTAGATGAGGTTCTGTTCCATAGCCGCGCGATAGGGCTTGTCGAGCGATTCCCAGACGGCCTTGACCGTGCCCTGGGTCGCCGACGGTGGTTTGGCCGCAATGGTCGCGGCGATCTCGTGTGCGCGGGCCCAGAGTTGCTCGGGGGAGACCACTTCGGAGACCAATCCGATCCGCAGCGCGGTGTCCGCCCCGACGCGTTCGTCGTTGCCCATCAGCGCCATTCGCAGCGTTTCGCCCAGGCCGATGCGGCGCATCAAACCGATGGGCTCCAGCGCGCAGACCAGACCCGCCGATACGTGCGAGTCGAAAAACGTGGCGTCCGTGGAGCAGATCACCACGTCGGACTCGTTGACGAAGTAAAACGCGCCGGCCGTGCACATGCCTTGCACGGCGCACACCACGGGTTTCCACATCTTCTGCCACTTGGGGCTGAGCAGTTCGCCGGGATCCTCGTGGTTCCAG includes these proteins:
- a CDS encoding type II toxin-antitoxin system Phd/YefM family antitoxin, with translation MEVGVRELRDQLSRHLAEVREGSIVTVTDHGRPIARIVPVQRPTKLEQLREEGRIQRARKRKRPAPAPLSTGGTVSDLIGEQRR
- a CDS encoding class I adenylate-forming enzyme family protein encodes the protein MTDTVDRVVRVRAEHDAKPMVIDPASRLSYNELDASTRDLAATFIEAGVGKGTRVGLIMPNGARWVQIAIALTRIGAVLVPLSTLLQSRELTAQLRVASVQFLVSVEEFRGHRYLDGLQRDQLPALRQVWTADELAPLPATERAARVVDSLAETVTPSDPMVIMFTSGSSGPPKGVVHSHGSALGAVKSGLASRCIDADTRLYLPMPFFWVGGFGGGVLSALLAGATLVTEEIPRPETTLRLLERERVTLFRGWPDQAETLARHAGSADLSALRPGSLEALLPPEQRSEPGARATLFGMTEAFGPYCGYPADTDMPRSAWGSCGKPFPGMEVRITDTDTGEPVQAGTVGTIEIRGPHTLRGICRRSREDVFTADGFYPTGDLGRLDQDGFLFYHGRSDDMFKVSGATVYPGEVERALREIDGVEAAYVTNVPGPQGVRVGAVVVTADRTVEQLRTSARTLLSSFKVPTVWLLVDSDDAVPRGATGKVDVGRLREMLTEQA
- a CDS encoding class I adenylate-forming enzyme family protein; protein product: MHRLSRRIADVLALQPDAPAIEYEGQWLSWRELDETAAAFRSLAGTGQIGILLRNKPAHVAALLGALLSGATVVTINPSRGDARTKADIEQLALPLIIGEPSDLARSAEPIGELAVVRSGAAEGTRRPGVAVRMLTSGTTGPPKRIDLTYDMLAHSVMGPEGNRTPAPTELRRGVAIVNSPLVHIGGVFRVLQCVTEARPFVLLERFELERWADAVRRHKPRAVSLVPAALRMVLHSDLTREDLQSIRAVTSGTAPLSADDADAFYDKFGIPVLTSYAATEFGGGVAGWTLADYQKYWTAKRGSVGRASLGAQLRVVGDDGTPLGPGEVGLLEVKPGQLGPSAEWMRTTDMARIDADGFLWIVGRSDQAIIRGGFKVMPDDVRLALESHPAVAGAAVVGRRDDRLGETPVAMVELREPGSADAAALADYLRARLARYEIPTDIAIVDEIPRTPSGKPDLAAVRAYFNESARAG
- a CDS encoding class I adenylate-forming enzyme family protein, which produces MRADSPTVSQVLRRQASARGEHPLLVCDAERISYGEAERRSALLARTLVALGAGKGTHVGLLYPNGVAFLVAMLAAARIGAVVVPFSTFVTASELREQLVDSDVEILLAAPSYRSHDYRRRLAEVLSDVEFDSADRLFSPRVPQLRRVLFATDDVCGLADDRLLTAREDDVDRSDPLAIIYTSGTTSAPKGVVHTHAALLGHQKNLNEIRGLTADDKLFCNSPFFWIGGFGFAVLATLVAGCTLVCSNATDAAATLDLLEAERPTITNGFVAGVAHLARHPSFAGRDLSSMRRGNLYPIMAPEVRPADPELRHNMLGLTEAGSVVLLSGDESDQPENRRGSFGKPAPGFDMKVIDQFGREVQEGELGELCLRGPYLMQRYYKRSREECFDADGWFHTGDLVAVDRDGFVYFIRRRDSMIKAAGANVSPAEVEKAITKVTGGAVAHVLGIPDPERGQVVAAVVAVDNSTSFDEAALREKLRAELSTYKIPKRFAAVRPADIPLLASGKVDLRRLQKVFDD
- a CDS encoding enoyl-CoA hydratase/isomerase family protein, whose product is MSFETILLDVDPDDRVATITLNRPEQLNAFNRTMCEEMADAWRAVKAEDAVNAVVLRAAGDRAFSAGLDIKTPYSQPDNIWNHEDPGELLSPKWQKMWKPVVCAVQGMCTAGAFYFVNESDVVICSTDATFFDSHVSAGLVCALEPIGLMRRIGLGETLRMALMGNDERVGADTALRIGLVSEVVSPEQLWARAHEIAATIAAKPPSATQGTVKAVWESLDKPYRAAMEQNLIYTRLGNPIGTAELAAQGRAAVQPRIR